A single Camelus bactrianus isolate YW-2024 breed Bactrian camel chromosome 1, ASM4877302v1, whole genome shotgun sequence DNA region contains:
- the CEP63 gene encoding centrosomal protein of 63 kDa isoform X9 — protein sequence MSCSCPPPLQETFQDQQAQLANRKQKLESVELSSQSEIQHLSSKLERANDTICANELEIERLTMRVNDLVGTNMAVMQEQRQKEERLRESEKLLEVLQEEKRELKAALQTQENFIHEARIQKEKLQAKLKATDSQHTVETIRSLEESQAERRYASQGQGDLENVLSRLDFTHASEELLQAEVTRLEGSLESVSATCKQLSQELMEKYEELKKMEVHNNEYRAEIKKLKEQILQAEQSYSSVLEGMKMEISQLTRELHQRDITIASTKSSSSDMEKRLKAEIQKAEEKDVEHKEILGQLESLKLENRHLSEMVMKLELGLHEAKEISLADLQENYIEALNKLVSENQQLQKDLMDTRTQLEISTQMCKKNCDRIFKPTHSRVPEFKNMEFKPAHGQHRHDGIKTEHYKAGLHSPRGRASDSVGPTATGLSSPSHEISPCCSTISLPSNFLCKTHSVPSVLDTNETNFSDSVSESINDQEDFVSSCPLALSPLGSIATRFLEEEELRSHHILERLDAHIEELKRESEKTVKQFTALK from the exons atgAGCTGCAGTTGTCCCCCACCTCTCCAGGAGACGttccaagaccagcag GCTCAGCTTGCCAATCGGAAACAAAAATTAGAGTCTGTGGAGCTGTCCAGCCAGTCTGAAATTCAGCACCTGAGCAGTAAGCTGGAGCGGGCCAACGACACTATTTGTGCCAATGAGTTGGAGATAGAGCGCCTCACCATGAGGGTCAATGACTTGGTTGGAACCAATATGGCTGTCATGCAAGagcagaggcagaaagaagaaaggtTGAGGGAATCTGAAAAACTGTTAGAG GTTctgcaagaagaaaagagagaattgAAGGCAGCTCTTCAGACTCAAGAAAATTTCATTCATGAGGCAAGAATACAAAAGGAGAAGCTACAAGCAAAATTAAAGGCAACTGACAGTCAACACACAGTAGAGACCATAAG GTCACTGGAGGAGTCTCAGGCAGAAAGGAGGTATGCCTCTCAAGGGCAGGGGGACTTGGAGAACGTGCTCTCCCGACTGGACTTTACCCACGCCAGTGAAGAGCTTCTGCAGGCAGAGGTGACTCGTCTGGAAGGCAG CTTAGAATCTGTGAGTGCAACCTGTAAACAGCTGAGCCAAGAGCTAATGGAAAAATACGAAGAACTGAAGAAGATGGAAGTGCATAACAACGAGTACAGGGCCGAGATCAAGAAG TTGAAAGAACAGATTTTACAGGCTGAACAAAGTTACAGTTCTGTACTAGAAGGGATGAAGATGGAAATCTCGCAGCTAACTCGGGAGCTGCATCAGCGGGATATCACTATTGCTTCCACCAAAAGTTCTTCCTCTGACATGGAAAAGCGCCTCAAAGCAGAGATAcagaaggcagaagaaaaagaCGTAGAGCATAAG GAGATTTTGGGTCAGCTGGAGTCACTCAAGTTAGAAAATCGTCATCTTTCTGAAATGGTGATGAAATTGGAGTTGGGTTTACATGAG gCAAAAGAGATTTCACTAGCAGACCTCCAGGAGAATTATATTGAGGCATTAAATAAATTAGTGTCTGAAAATCAACAACTACAGAAAGATTTGATGGATACCAGAACCCAGCTGGAGATTTCTACTCAGATGTGCAAAAAAAACTGTGACAGGATCTTTAAACCAACACACAGCAGAGTACCTGAGTTCAAGAATATGGAGTTCAA GCCAGCCCATGGCCAGCACAGGCATGATGGGATAAAGACTGAGCACTACAAAGCAGGTCTTCATTCTCCGCGAGGACGAGCGTCGGATAGTGTAGGGCCCACAGCCACGGGCCTCAGCTCCCCGAGTCATGAGATCAGCCCTTGCTGCTCCACCATCTCTTTGCCTTCTAACTTTCTGTGTAAAACTCACTCTGTGCCTTCAGTGCTAGATACAAATGAAACCAATTTTTCTGACTCTGTCTCCGAGAGTATAAATGACCAAGAAGACTTTGTCTCTTCG TGTCCCTTGGCCCTGTCTCCTCTTGGTTCAATAGCGACAAGGTTTTTGGAAGAGGAGGAGCTGAGGTCTCACCACATTCTAGAGCGCCTGGATGCCCACATTGAAGAACTGAaaagagagagtgaaaagacCGTGAAACAATTCACAGCCCTAAAGTAG